Part of the Carassius auratus strain Wakin linkage group LG28B, ASM336829v1, whole genome shotgun sequence genome, attatattggATCCTTGCATCAGGTCTTAAAGGCACAGCAGCCAATAAATACTGCTGCCATCATTAATGATCGTCAACAACAAAAcagctgtaataaaaaaaaaaaacagtttaactgATACAGTGAAcactatgcagtgttattttccctaattattacatttctatatttGTATACTGCTgaccttattttatttgtaacattttctgttgtatATTCAGCCACTGAATTTTGTATAGCAATTATATACTTTTCTGCcagtttttttctttgatttcagAGTTGATTGAAGAGAATGAAGAACCAAGTGAAGCTGAGAAGAAAAGTCTTgtcaaaactgaagaaaaacttttgagttgctctcaaaccaaacagaaatatttaaagaaaagagGAGCCAAGAGGTCTTgcgctcagtgtggaaagagtttcccaTGCAAATATAGTCTTGGtgttcacatgagagttcacactggagagaaaccatacacatgtgttcagtgcgggaagagttttgcaCAGAAAGGACATCTTACAGAGCATATGAACATCCACCCTGtagaaaaaccttacaagtgttcacactgtgacaggaGATTTAATAAGTCGGGACTcctgaaaaaacatgagatgattcacactggagagaaaccgtacaagtgttcacactgtgacaagagattcaataagtcaataaatctaaaaacacacaacaggatccacaccggagagaaaccgtacacatgtggtcagtgcgggaagagtttcacactaAAAAACCACCTTACAGCACATATGagaattcatactggagagaaaccgtacatgtgtgatcagtgtggaaagagtttcacaaatCCAGAAACCCTTAAAGGGCACATGAAcgtccacactggagagaagcggTACGCATGTGATGGATGCGGCAAGACATTTTTCTGGGCTTCAGTTCTGAAGAaacacatgagagttcatacaaaggagaagCCATATTCATGTTCTTTATGTGTAAAGAGTTTTTCTCGTCTAGAACATTTGAAAGTACATCAGAAACGTCATAAtggtgtgagagagtacatgtgctttgagtgtgaaaagactttcatttcagcgaactgtttaaaacagcatgagaggattcacactggagagaaaccttacaagtgttcactcTGCGACAAGAGATTCAGTTATTTATCAAATCTGagaacacatgagaggatccacaccggagagaaaccttacGCATGTTCACACTGCGACAAGAGATTCACTCAATcagcaaatctgaaaacacatgagaggctccacactggagagaaaccgtacaagCGTTCACACTGCGACCAAAGATTCAGTCAGTCCGTAGTCCTGAAAACACATAAGAAGATTCACACTAGTGTAGGGTATCAGAGCGAATCAGACAATTTAAAATTCGATCAGATTGGTGTTGAACAACCCAAAGAGACAAATTCCACAAAGAGGCCCAGGATAACAAGACAACGTCATAAATCTGTCCACGATACCCTTGCGCCACAAGTCTGAAGCAAGTCCACCAACTAACAGTTTTGAGCACACTATTTGGGATGGTTCCAGCAACCATGTTTAAATACTAAACATGGACACCATCAAATTATGCTTTTTCTTGCCTTTTTGCTACCGTGTTTTGACGCTGCTTTTAGCGCTCTTTGAGCGTGCTCTGgcttactgtgcgttcacaccgccggcatcgagagcgtcaaagcggccggaagtcattcatttttaatgtaagCCAGCGTCGAGGAGTGACGCGGCGCGACTTGGCTGTTGagagcgtcgaggagagttgaaatcaaggcaactttatggtaatgagctatgacgcggttgcaccaatcggaacgtagaagtcaaccgcttgagaggattatagagaacgcagctccgaccattagttcccaagcacaatggaggacaggttgattattgctgtttcgcatttgcaataatctatgatgtgtccctgtttgcatacagggacataaaaaataaatgatacgtggaccaaggtgtctgagattgttcattttaagtaaaggatcctaatatttcatccacaacaatatttaacgAGGTTAACTTATAAggttaccctccttgtggttagtctgcacgagatcaacaagcttgtttgctttgcggccgctttaaatacaaaataagcattcgatctacgtcagagcgtctgagcactcacaaatctttctgcagcatcgtgagcagagcggcaagagcgttttttgacgctctcgacaccggcagtgtgaacgcacagttactCTAAAGCTGTTCCTCTAAAACCATCAGAAATCATCTGGCCTCATCACTCTTCTTGCTGGCTTCTACTTTAATCTCTTTTCTGTTGAGGGTTCAGTGTTAGGagttaagttttgcaacaacaccatGTCTCCTGAGTCCAATCCCGAGTGCCAGTCTTAATTCAACCACCCCACAACTCCGCGACTTCAGCTAGAGCTGCGATATTTGATATATATCTCAGTATTTTCGTATTTTGTAGAaatctgtatacacacacacacaaacacacacaaaaagctgGTACGAAAATTACTCAGACCCccttaaagggtcagttcacccaaaaatttaaattatgtcattaatgactcatcctcatgtcgttccaaacccgtgagacctcatcttcggaacacagtttaagatattttagatttagtctgagagctctcagtccctccattgaagctgtgtgaacggtatactgtccatgtccagaaaggtaagaaaaacatcatcaaagtagtccatgtgacatcagagggtcggttagaattttttgaagcatcgaaaatacattttggtccaaaaatagcaaaaactacaactttattcagcattgtcttcacttccgtgtctgttgttagcgcgttcacaacactgcagtgtagtgatatccggttcgcgaactaatcattcgatgtaaccggatctttttgaaccagttctccAAATCGATCTGAATCGTgtgaaatggttcgcatctccaacacgcattaatccacaaatgacttaatctgtaattttttttaatgtgtctgacactccctctgagttcaaacaaaccaatatcccggagtaattaatttactcaaacagtacactgactgaactgctgtgaagagagaactgaagatgaatacCGAGCCGAGCCaaataacgaacgaaagattgactcgttctgtTCAGTGAACTGCGAACAGGTGCGCGTGCCAGAGGGAGCATGGATTCGTAAAGCCTATCATTAAAAAGACTGAAAATCGACACCAATAAAGATTCTCGCTCAATTCCCCCTTTCACTCACGCAGTTTGACTGATGAACACCAGGCTACAGTAATcgtaataataattagtaataattttACTCATGGCTGAAGTTAAGTTTCTCCAGCTCTCCCCAGGTTGGCAAAAAAAGCATCTCAAAAAGCATCAGATTGATGCTTTAAAATatggaatatttacatttttcttgcaGGGGAGCATGCCCCTGGACCCACTTAGAGGGGTAATAATCTTCTCGCCTTTTCCACCCCTGACCTGATTTCAtgcccaatttatttatttagtcattcaAAAAACAACCGCACTGACTAGATCATCTTTAGATACAGCACCTTCATATTGGTGAGCGTCacaaagctctcggatttcatcaaaaatatcttaatttctgttccaaagatgaatgaacgtcttacagatttggaatgacatgcgagtgagtaattactgacagaactTTCAATTTTGGTTGAGCTATATCTTTAAGTGGATGGGAGAAAATCTGATGTCATACTTTATACTGGTGCATTTACAAATagatacatgcattttttttttattttttttttacattttagaatataaagCCACCCGGATATTTCTTTTAAGAGCCAATAAGCACCACATCGATAGCAGTATTGTAAGACTAGTAATACCATTAAAACCTTAATGATACCCATGCCATCTTGTAAGTCAGGAGAGAGATCCTTTTCATTCGTTTTCACTTTATTCGTATTTGCATCAGGAAAAGTCATTTTATAAATTTGGTTAGAACTGAAAACCATGAagcattatgttttattttggggCTTTCTGTTGCAAATTTCCCAATAAAGaaactgattttaattatttttctcgcATTTTGTTTGTCTCCTTTTCCTGATTTTCTAGTTTGTTTTGGTAATTACTCATTAGTTCCTCATGTGTTCGTAGTTTTTTATTATCTGCCTGTATTATGTCTTCAGACCCTGTGGCCTCATTTGAGgacattttattgtgaatttctctgagattGTACACGCCCAATAAAATGCATAAACCCAATAAAATGCATGAAACCATTTTGCaggaagaaaatgtttttttatttaataattctgTTATAACATAGTTGAGAATCAACTTTATACAAGgtttgaaaaataatattaaaaatattaaaaactaaaattgtattgatttaaaaaaaaaaatttgccaaTGCAtgttcatttgtctttttattattttatttttttttaagaaattgagtCCTGATGACTATCGATATAACACTTatgaattcttttttattttttgttttacatacaAAATGGGGGGAAAACTAACTTTTTCCTAAAACTTATTTCTCTGGTCTTAAGAGGTTAATTAGACccattcaaattaaatgtatttatttaaatttaatttaaatctggTGCTGGCTATAATTTGCCAGTAGGAATTGGATGTGACAGCTGATGGCAGCTCTGCTGTTGTGTAACGGTGATGCTCTGAAAGACAGAAAGTGATCAAAAGTTGGCCTAATGCCACGGTCTACAGAATGAGGTGAACCATATACTTTCCACAGGGATAACAGAGGATTCCCACAGAGAATGAtctacagtacatttacattttcatttaacagCTTTTATCCTAAAGCAATTTACAAATGAGAAACATCACAATGAATGTATGTGCAATACATAATACCAATGTTTAAGTTATCCATTTAAAAGCAGTGTTAGGAAATAACTAGTTAGGCCTAAtggaattgaaaaataaattgaacTGTAATCTGTTAGTTACTGAGAAAgagagttatttttttaattctcggTAAATTAGTTActtataaaaatgttaacaattacaaAGGGAGTTACATCTGAATGTTTCTTTGTGACCCTCTATACAGCAACAGAACTACCACAATCAAGGCCCAGAAAGAGAGAAAGCAcaatgatataatataaaataaaacttttttgacATACATTTTTCTTGCAGGGGAGCATGCCTACTGGCCTTAtggaaaatatgttcatttactgtacatgtactcacaTGACATTTTCTATGCACGGTGAAATATTTCCTGATGAGAGCGAGAAAAGTTCCCACAAATTactggcaagtttttttttttttttttttttgtcagtttgatttaaataattaaaagctgAATAATATAGTTTTGTTTAGAAATGTCCTTTGGCTCTGACTTGAGTATTGAGCAGATACTTTGTCGGGAGAGATGAAAAAAAATAGGCCCTTTTTATGCAGTTTTATAGAGGTTCACCACTGTTAACTAATGCTTTTCTTTCACTGTCCATTTTCACATTCCTCTACATTCATTCTGACCAAGTCTTTCATCTCTGTGGTGGAATACGTTTCCTTCATTACATTTCGTTGCTTGTTGCTGAGGAGAAGGTTTGTGTCTGGGTTACACAGGTGAAGCCAACGCTGTCAAGACAAACAAACATAGTTTGGTAATACTGAAATGGTTTATATAGACCGAATTGATTAGTTTTGTATATTTGAtttggttaaatattttttatgaaaatctcAGTCTGAAGGGATACTTTCATCCTCACCTGTTTCAGGCTTCCTTTCCCAGCTAACAGTCGGCCCATCGCCCATCCAGGCACCAGCAGAATGGAGGACAGGGCCAGTAACCAGCCTAGTGTATACGCCCAGTCCGGGTACATATACCAACGGTTGAAAGTCAGGGGCTGGTACTCCACCACAGAACAGACGAAAGTCAGCTgagaataaagagaaaaataGAAGTTGAAGGAGCATGGTAAAGAAATGCCTGATGTAAACATTAAGCATCATTGAAACTCAAACAGATGCAGAGACACTCACCATGGACACAAGAGGAGTCAGGTATTTCCAGCACAACATGAATATGTAGTTTGGTCGTGAGTTTGTCATGTCTTCAATGGTGTCAAACATTCTCTCTGCTCCTGTGGTTAGACAGCAAAATTACAAATCACTAGCTTTCCAACACTGCCATTGTACTCTGGAGGATGTTTATGTTACAGTCAATTTGGTAGCTTGTGTGCAACTGACCGAAGATCCAACCCATGGCCAGAGACTCAAACACGGACAGAAACAGAAGACAGGCTCCACTGCAGGCATAGTTGTCAAATAACTGGAAtacatacaccccccccccctgcAGGTGCAAGACCCAAGCCCACAATGCAATTAAGCAGAACTGATGACAAGGAAAATACAGGCGTGCCAAAAACACCTGTCgtatagcatgcatatgatctgTCACACTTTCAAATAATTACCAAGAAATTGTTCATTTGCAGATCCATATTCATATTTAAACCATATTCAGAAAATCTTTCAGTTGAGttgttatctttaaaaaaaaaagcctggggTCCGTTCTTCGTATGTTGCATATTACATCCGAGATGAAATGTCACATCCAAGGTATCATCGCACTAATCAGGATCTGGCTAATTCGGTTCTTCGAAAGCACCTGAAGTTAATGATGTGAAGACCACGATCGGCAGTGCAGCGATTGGTTGGCGGTAAGACAGCTAcataatgacgtcatataattaaaaaagacacctgacgaaaaacatgacaaatttctggacttttataaggaaacagccttgagaacaaaactacataaatgttataacagATAAAAGAAAtgtgcaatttattttattttttattcttttacatgattcccaattatttagattcacgatttataatatttgtacagTCTTTCgacttttatttcaaatgtagtaattatctattcatttaattttatatttggagAGATTTGTTACGTGGCAGCATTAATgttcatgttatctgcatcttctgtgctccatcaagccactcccaAAATAGCCGTTATCACTCAAATTAATGCATGACTCTTATCTGTTGCACGTATGTAAGACCCTAATACAATTACAAAGTAATATTAAGTAATGAAGTTTATGACgaataaatatttcagtaagTAAAACTAGCTGTGTCTATACTAGTAGGCTattacccagacagcaagcaaaTTTGGCCCAGACCCGGCCCACACCTGGCCCGCGTGAAATCCATGCAGGCCAAATGTGGGCCAGATTTGGGCCGAATGGACTACACAACATTGAAAttatctttaaattaatttttacattattattaatttaaattgtccTTGGATCAGTAGGATACTTTTATGAAGGACATATTTTGAGGATCAGTTCTGGTTTAAAAGATGCGATCTAACCGAACCAAACTATCCAAGATCGAAGAATGGGCCCctgacattttttgtttttgtaattattaatattgatctTCGTACTCtctaacaaacaaacactgtGTTCTCTGACCTCTGAAACCATGAAGAGTTGCCCCATGAAGCATGCGATGCAGAAGAACAGGAGGAATATTTCACGCCGTCCCGCTCTGCGCAGCACCGCGGGGAACAGGTCCGTCACTGATGTAACGACAGCTTCCATTGCAACAAACTTCAAAGGGaagaacaaaaaatgtatatataagttTGTATTTTTCCGAAGAAAGAAAgcctacaggtttggaatgacatgagggtgaataaattacttggtgaactatccctatatcACATATCTAAAGAGTTTTGCAAAATGTGCCTATAAGTCAAGTTTAAATTAAagatattgtattttaaatcaaatacttAAACATTTGTTGTCATTTCATATTTTTCAGTTCAAGGTAATACAGCTTATGTGTAAGTGAGCTTAAACTCACATGTGTATCCAGCCCGAGCAAAATAAtcatgatgaagaaacaaacagccCACAGCTGAGGGAAAGGCATCATGGCTACTGCCTGTGGATAAGCTATGAATGCTAGTCCTGGACCTAAAAGAGACAGGTCTAATGCTTAGCACTGTTTTAGTACAATTTCTGATCCTTTTTCAGCTTGTTTGTGCTGAAGTACCTGATTCTGCCACCTCTTCGATGGGGACTCCCTGTTTATGGGCCATGAAGCCCAGCACCGAGAACACAGCAAAACCAGCCACCAAACTGGTGACACTGTTCAGAAGGCAAAGCCAAAAGCAGTCCCTGATAGatataaaacacatacacactcaacCAACCTATTAATTCATTAGTCTACTCTTTGTTACtctaattttattaaaatcactAACCTGTAGcagttgttgttgtatttattgtaaCTGCTCAATACAGTGAGAGCACCAACAGACAAACTGTAGGAGAAAACAATCTGAGCTCCGGTCTCCATccaaacctacacacacacacacacacagacagagagagagagagagagagagagagaactatattttttatataatatatatttttttacttcattttatagTTACATCAAAattagggtggccatatgcaccGTTCATATGGCACTCTtcctggccaggattttaatattgcctaaaacatccaaagcagtttgaccaataacatgcaggtattgtataTAATCGACCAATCACGGGGCTGCacgtgagaaggtgagatctacagggaaccatcaaagcgatgcaaatatgtccaagtatttgttcatttgttttgactGGAAGTGTCGCTGTGCACCGATCAAAAAAGACACCAAAATaatcgaaagcataaggagccgtctgctctgctgtCTACAGCTTTCATGAATATTAAACAGCAGAtgacctgcacagtgcaaacaaCCTTAACCTGGATATTTTAAGCTACATAAAAATCCTGGCCGGGACGTGTCCCCTAATGCATGGCGCAAATCGCCTTCctaatcaacaaacaaacaaacagggtcCTTTTACACCAAAAGTTAAATGAATAAacgtaaatgtaaaagtaatgtattacttttactTGAGAAAGTAATCTGTTTACATAGCTTGCGTTATATGCAAAGTGAAAGATGAAAAGTTCTGTGCTCAATTCCTTATTCAGctgcacctcagttgtggtattgacaTACAATTCCTGCTGGTGCTGGGAATCAAACCCGCCACCATTGGGTCACAAATCTTTTACCATTATGCTGCATGCACTATGTAATGCATTGCCTCAAGACTGGTTACCTGTGGGTCAGTAAGAAGGGACGGTTCAGGGTACAGGTAAAACACAACCCCCTGCAGAGCTCCAGGAAGAGTCAACCCACGAAACAGCAAGACCAGCAACATCACGTAAGGAAATGTAGCTGTGAAATACACTACCTAAAACCACAATACAAGAAAGGGTTATATTAATTTGATATCAATACGTGAAgctatttttattacaaatacatgTCTTTTGTTTTCCCTCTGACATAGCTGAAACACTTACACACCTTGCCTGTAGATTTGACTCCTTTCCAGATGCAGAAATAACATACGATCCCCATCGCAACAAGACACAGAAGAATCTCCCAGTTTATCTCACCGACCTCTTCAATACCCCCAGAGAGAGCCAGCACTCTTcgtctgtataatgacatgataAGACTTGTTAAGTTGCATgtgcacacatttattttttatatgcacaTAACAACACTTAAATATTAGAAAAGCGATGATTTAATTTGTGTTTACTCCCAGAACTCAGTAGCGGCAGACGTTGAGTTAATCAGTGTTGTCCATCTGATGGTCAGATTCTTTGCTGCAAGATTTACACAGTTGTCTACAACAGAGAAAACCTTTATATTACAGCATATTATCCAGTTATAATgtgatatttgttttgttttatttgattatcaCCTGTGTTCCATATATTATCACAACTGGCCCATGGAAGTTGGGAACGGAAAGAGAAGATGAGGTAGAAGAGTGCCCAAGCCAGAATAATGATGTAATACATGCAGCCATACACCTGAATGAGCTGTCCTGCATAGCCGATTCCTACCAGTAAAAGCAAATGTTGACAGATGTTAAAGATCCCTTTAGTTAGCgtttttgctggtttatgattcTTACCCTCAGCCAGTGGACAGAGACGACTCCAGCATGTAATGCCTCCTTCCTGTGTGTACTGTCCCATTGCTGTCTCTAGCAGGAACAGAGGTACTCCACACGTAGCCACAAACATGAGGTAGGGTATCAGAAATGCACCCCAGAACTCACAagtacaataatatattattaaaataccacTGACAGAATGCTGATACAgagaaatacattcaaaataatttgattaGATATACTTTGTGTATTTAGACCGCCTCATACCTCCTCCATATTTGTAGCACAGGTAAGGAAACCTCCACACGTTACCCAGTCCAACCACATTTCCGGCCACAGCTAAAATAAACTCTGCATTACTGCCCCAGTGGCCTCTCTCTTCTATCTGTCCTTCAATTGTCTTCATACCGTCACACCGTTTTCACCAGGTATTTGTGATCCTGCTGTCCAGACGACTGTAATTCTGCAGTGGTGGAGGATGAACTGAATTCTGGAATAGAAAGGAATCATttgagaaacaaaaacaaaaaaaaagccaatgggcGAGTCTAAAACTGACAAAATGAACTGTTAATATGATGGTTAGGCAGGTGCCAGGTAAAGTTctaatttaaagaaatgtaaccTATAGCCTCTAGCATGCATTCATTTAGTCAGATGCTGCTGCTATACTGAGTTATAAAAGTTTGAAGGTTTTGCGGTCAGCTGTCAGCTGTGTAAATTAGCTGAGtggaaaaataaatcacattttaaaaatgaaagtgtttCAAGGATGAGTGAAAATCACAGTGTGTATTTACTACTCGGAACTTTGACCTAGAAATT contains:
- the LOC113067778 gene encoding gastrula zinc finger protein XlCGF52.1-like produces the protein MSDPEPCRMKHTEEQRELIEENEEPSEAEKKSLVKTEEKLLSCSQTKQKYLKKRGAKRSCAQCGKSFPCKYSLGVHMRVHTGEKPYTCVQCGKSFAQKGHLTEHMNIHPVEKPYKCSHCDRRFNKSGLLKKHEMIHTGEKPYKCSHCDKRFNKSINLKTHNRIHTGEKPYTCGQCGKSFTLKNHLTAHMRIHTGEKPYMCDQCGKSFTNPETLKGHMNVHTGEKRYACDGCGKTFFWASVLKKHMRVHTKEKPYSCSLCVKSFSRLEHLKVHQKRHNGVREYMCFECEKTFISANCLKQHERIHTGEKPYKCSLCDKRFSYLSNLRTHERIHTGEKPYACSHCDKRFTQSANLKTHERLHTGEKPYKRSHCDQRFSQSVVLKTHKKIHTSVGYQSESDNLKFDQIGVEQPKETNSTKRPRITRQRHKSVHDTLAPQV
- the LOC113067542 gene encoding sodium- and chloride-dependent GABA transporter 2-like — translated: MKTIEGQIEERGHWGSNAEFILAVAGNVVGLGNVWRFPYLCYKYGGGIFLIPYLMFVATCGVPLFLLETAMGQYTQEGGITCWSRLCPLAEGIGYAGQLIQVYGCMYYIIILAWALFYLIFSFRSQLPWASCDNIWNTDNCVNLAAKNLTIRWTTLINSTSAATEFWERRVLALSGGIEEVGEINWEILLCLVAMGIVCYFCIWKGVKSTGKVVYFTATFPYVMLLVLLFRGLTLPGALQGVVFYLYPEPSLLTDPQVWMETGAQIVFSYSLSVGALTVLSSYNKYNNNCYRDCFWLCLLNSVTSLVAGFAVFSVLGFMAHKQGVPIEEVAESGPGLAFIAYPQAVAMMPFPQLWAVCFFIMIILLGLDTHFVAMEAVVTSVTDLFPAVLRRAGRREIFLLFFCIACFMGQLFMVSEGGGVYVFQLFDNYACSGACLLFLSVFESLAMGWIFGAERMFDTIEDMTNSRPNYIFMLCWKYLTPLVSMLTFVCSVVEYQPLTFNRWYMYPDWAYTLGWLLALSSILLVPGWAMGRLLAGKGSLKQRWLHLCNPDTNLLLSNKQRNVMKETYSTTEMKDLVRMNVEECENGQ